In Botrytis cinerea B05.10 chromosome 3, complete sequence, the genomic stretch ATTTTACCGACAGTCTTTCCGCCATTCGGTATCAACTGAGTAACTCGACTGTTCCCGAGTTTCTGGTTCATCTCCCAACCATGCTTGTGGAATACTATTTCGGGTATATTTGTGTTATATTCTCCTCATTTGATGGCATTTTTAACCCGTTTCGGTCTACCGTTGGCCAACTCTGGGACGATTCAGCACCCATATACTACGCTATCCAAAGCATGGCCGCTGCCTATCTTTCACATGACTTTCCACGCATGTCCGTTGTCGGAGCTCAAATGCAACGAGAGACATTTAAGTGCTTATATCAATCGAACCGTGCTGGGGTGGAATCTCATGATAATATTGACAAGACTCTCTTGACTGTGCTTTTGGTTGGTCAAACTACAGCATGGCACAATCCTCGAGACTTAGGTCTAGCGCATTTGAAAACGGCCAAGAGATTGTACAAGCAACGCCTATCACAACAAGGTGCAAATTCAGACAACAAAGTACGCCGACAAAATGAGTTTTTCCAACAGTGTATTTTGTACTGGGATTTATTGGCTGgatttgttgaagatgaagaaaatatcGCCATGCTAGAGGAGGACAGTACGCTGGTAGAAAGTGCCACTGGCCCAAATACAGATCACCAAATATTTCCTCACCCCTGGACTGGAGTAGCGCCAAAGGTTCAAGGGTTATTCGCTCAGGTCGGAAGGTTGATTCGATCTTATCGAAAGTCAACATTTACtccaatttcaaatatttctcttAATGATCCattctttgatttcaattctataCCTCTTCAATCAACTGTCTTCGCTAGCATTGAGTGGACTAACAGAGCACGGCATTTGGAAGAAAAATTACTGGCAGTAAATTTACCAACCGAGACCGAACTCGTCGATGCTGGTGACGAGAACACACCCGTTAGGCAGTACATCTTGCTAGCGGAAGCGTATCGATGCGCTGCTCTCCTAGAGATATATCGTATATTTCCTTCCATCTATTTGAATCGACAGCCTGACTCTCAAGAGATATTATCCTTACCAGTTTCGCATTCTGTCGAGGAATTTTTGATATCGCTTGCGTTACATGTAACATCTCTTCTCGAGAAAATACCGTCAACATCTGGTACTCGGTGTCTTCAGCCTATTGTCATGATTGTTGCTGCAAGTGAGCTTAAATTCTCTACAGCATCAATGAACGAATTTTCTATCGATACACCTTTCGGGGCAAGCCAATTTGGGGGACCTGGTTACAGACATTGCTCCACCTCAGGTAGTGCAGCAATTTCCAGTAGCATCACTAATTTTGAAGTGGATATTGCGGCAGCTCGTCGGTTTATCATTACTCGTTTTCAAGAGTTCAAACTATCTTTGCCTGCGAAGCCCATGGCGAAAGCGTTAATACTGATAGAAGAGACTTGGGCAAGGGCCGATATTGGACAAGAAGTATTCTGGAGTACGTTACCTCACTTTTCACAATCTTTGTGCCAGCTtcacccttcttcttttcaactATGACTTGTTATTGTACAATTTTCTCATCGTGAAAGTATATGCTAACTCATTTTATGTGTAGTGGATGTGATGTCAGAAATGAATTTGGAATGCATATATGGTTAAATTATTTCACTTACGTCATTCTCACACACGGGCACGCGAGAACTGCACCAATTATCATTCACTGCAACAAAATGATGTTTAGCGATGTTATTAAATTTTTCATTCGTTCTATGTTTCCCTAGATTTTTACCGTTTACAAACCGGACGGGGTACTCCTGCAAAGAACCGACAATTCATGATGCATAACTCGATCGACTTTGGATCCACGCGATATTACTATTTACTTTCCACCACCATtgagttgaagaatttgtCCTACATAAAGTTAGTCACACGAATAATCATTGTTCACGGATAGACCTTACCATTGACCCATTCAGATTCAGGGCCTGCCAAGAATGATACAACTCTTCCAATATCTTGTGGAACACCGACACGTCCAAGTGAGCATACAGAAGCAAGTCCCTTATCAATGATATCTACATCCATGCCTTCAAATCCGCCTGGGACGTAATGCCATGCATTTCTGTTTTTATGTTAGCGTTGCTTCTTGAGACTAGGCTTTGGAAAAACTTACTGCTCGTACATATCGGTTTTGATTCCACCGGGAGCAATACCGTTGCATGTAATCTTCTTTTTACCACAGTCCTTGGCGAAAGATCTAACGAAACCTTCGACGGCTGCCTTACTTCCAGCGTACAAAGCATGGTTTGGTACACCGGACATATTGGCAGCGATGGAAGACATCAAAACAATTCTTCCGTATTCCTCGAGGTGGATAAGAGCTTGTTGAGCAACAAAGAATTGTGCTCTGGTGTTAAGGCCGAAAACTCTGTCGTAATCCTCTTCGGTaacatcttcctcctccttgaAGATTTCGGTACCCGAATTGCTCATAACAATATTGAGTTTACCGAAATGTGCCTTAGCCTCCTCGAACAAACGTCTGACTTCTGGTACCTTGGAGACATCGGCTTTGATAGCAAATCCCTTGCTACCGAGTTCCTCGATTTCCTTGACAACCTTTTCCGCTGGTCCAGCAGAGTTGGCGTAATTGATAACAACACTTGCACCACGAGCAGCAAGCTCAAGAGCAATACCTCGACCAATTCCACGACCGGAACCTGTCACGAGGGCGACTTTGCCCTCAAGAGTCTTGAATGGTGCTGATGATGCAGACATTATGTTTTATAGGAATATAAGATAACGTAAGAATGGGTATATGATACGAAAGTACAAAAGGTGCAAGAGGGATTATACAGAAATATAAAGTGTGGAAAGATAAATGAAGttgtatattgaaatggGCAATGAACATCTTATATCATTGGACAAACCCGACCACGACAGCTCCTCGGACCTCTCGGTCTTCGGGCATACATAACAACGCGGCAAGGCTTTAGAGgcttccattccatccatagGCAGTGCTCGTGCAGTTTGAAATTCTTGTGTATACTGACACCCATGCAATTCCGATGCGCTGAATCGCTGacgagaataagaaaagaacgAATTACAGATCATCACCATTACCTAATAGGGTTATCAACAAAAGACAGGGCCCAATAACTCTCCGACTCCAAACAATCACCATTCCCCAATTTATATTCATGacaattgttgattttgtgtTTCAACAATACTCCGCACAGCAATGCACGGATTTTGGTAGTAGGATCAAGTGTAGTCCGCTCACTCACTAGGGTAGCTAGGTAAGCGAAGACTTCGCAAGCTGAAGGTCTGATCATCTACCAATCAAGGTACCGATGGAGACTGGATGTTCTCTTCCTCAAGAAATTCTATTCTACTTTCAGATTTTTCACCATCTGATCTAAATCCCATTGAGTTTGGTGAACGGGAAATATTTCCGAATTGATACGAGAAATGGTCAAAGTTGTTGGGCGTACTATTACATGCATTGGGGCGAGGGCCGCTTTGGCTAGGCTCTCGACTACTATCTTTAGGGTTGGGACATCCCCACATTGAGGTCACTCCCCACTTGAACCCATGCCTTTGGATCGACATTGATAACTTCATGATTCAGTTTGACAGATCTTACACCAGGATAGTAACCATTCAACTATGAAACAATAACAAAAGCGATTGCGAGATGCAGCCAGAAAGCAACATGCAGCAAAACAATCCCAGTAAAGTCCGGACTAATGTCATCGTCACcaacctcatcatcaccatcccAGCCTTGGCTTACGGAACTCCAACCATTGTTGCGATGCGATGAGACACAACAAATTCCTCTACAGTTCGCTTTAGTTGTTTCAGATCCGTCCAAAAACTGGAGGAAGTCCGAAGAAGTTTCGGTATTGACAGCGTTCTACCACACCATCACTAGGATAATGTTTATTCCATCCATTAGAAAAAGGTACCAGGGGTCATGGCGTGCATATTCGTCCCGGAGGTTGTACAAGCAGCCGGACTCGGGCTCAGGAATTTCACTAAAGAGCGAGGCCGCGAGGAATAGAAGCGGCGcgaagctcaagctcaaggtAGCTCATACTTGGATCGTTAGCTCTAGCAGTGTACATATATGAGGTGGAAGTCGTGGTTGTTCtttcgatttttcttttgacaATCAATCCACCCTCGTCTTCATTTCTATATCGATATCTACACAAAAAACCTCATACATCATGGCTCAAGGCAGAATTTCATTCGAGGGTAAGCACTTTCCGCTGTGTCTTGGGACAATATATCGATCATAAGGAATAATGCTAATAAGATATAGACTACCTCGACCTCACAGCATTGGTCTTCGATTGGGGTGACAGCTACGATGCAAAGGTAACCCAACCCCATACCCCCCTCCCATCTAATTCCCCACATCTCCTAACACTCCCACAGGACTGGAAACGACTCGAATCCATCATCGCGCCCGAGCTTCTCGTAGACTACACCACCATTGGCAAAGGCTGCTGGGAATCCATGCCCGCTTCCCAATTCATGGCCATGGTAACCGATGACGATTTCCTCGGCGATCCATGCGTCAAGACCCAACATCTTCTCGGTGCTACCCGCTGGGAGAAAATCTCAGATGATTATGTCATTGGACATCATCAATTGAGGGCTGGTCACCAAGTGTACAAAGCTGCAGATTTgaaggaaatcaaattgaagggTCACAGTCATGCCACCAATGAACATTATTACAAGAAGGTTAATGGGGTCTGGAAATTCGCGGGATTGAAACCACTTGTAAGATGGAATGAGGGTGATGGAGAGAACGATTTCTTGAAGGTTTTCAAGGGAAGCTATAAACAATAAATGGGAAAAGTAATATCTAGTTAGTTAAGGTGTCTGGGGTACGAAAGGTGGCTTGGGTGTCTTCTAGGGATGATAGCTTTTTGGTGTTGTTGAGGTCAATATATCCATTTTATATGATTCTTGAATGTTTGAGTGAAAGGTGATTTGCTTTCTAGATGTCAAAGTTGTCATTCGGTTTTAAGTCCTATGTATCACTGACTTGAGTTTTCAACTAGGATATTTTTGCACATCGATTCGATAGCGAAGCTATGAACTCATGGAGCAAAAGActcttccaattttctctACTGTCAACAAAGATCTTATCAAAACTCGTATACCTGAAAGCACCAACTGTCTAAACATTCcattatataatatcctGTATCCTGTTAACATAAGATCCATTATGAGGAATCATCGGTATTGAATCgtatttctcatctcatcatccgAGAGATCTCGTTGCATatcatacccatacccatacctcACCAATCCACAcaacatccatcatcaaGTAAACTTCCACATTCATTCTTTCCGATGTCCTTCCGACCTCACAATACCCCGTCCAAGGGCCGAGTAAcagaataaaataaaaacaaaaacataacataacataacatctagaaattttcaaatccatcacGAAAGTTCACCATGGCTTGAAATTAAAGTCAACATCAAGCTTGGATCGAGGATGGGCTGGTGTTGTGTCTCGGAAAATGCTATGTGGTGTAGGAATCAGGATGTATCTACACTCTTATGGATTTATCTATATTGGGAAAATTGAAGGGAGTGGGATATTCAGGTTTATAGATATTGTATATAATCactacatacctacctacctacctacctacctacccatctCCAGAAACTCATTTCTCCAAATCTAATTCCCTCATAGATCTTAGATATCCCCTGCATGGAACGAGATGACAGAGAAGAgatttattgtatatatatatatatatatcgcGAGAAGTTAATTCTGGATTCTAGACTCCGTGGTCGTTTGAGGATACTCCCCAGCGTCTTCTACATCTTTGacaggaagagaagaggaaatttaGGTAGGAAGATCAGGGAGGTAAGGGAAggaaaatgatatataaaacCCCCTCGTTTACTGTTCAAatccttttttatttttctctttacATATATCGAGAACAGACAAAACGACTCGTGGGCAAGGATCTAGCAGAGCGATATAACACTCAATCATCTCTGACTAGAATATCGAGAGAGTTTGTGTGGTTCTGTACTTGTATAGTTGTATAGTTCTATAGCCCATCTCCTCATTCATTGGTGGGATTTAACAATGGCGATTCTGTAGATACTCGTAAtaagttttttttggagGAAATACAGCATTGTTGTCAgcatctatctatatctatgtaGGTATCTTTAATCTCGTCTATAGCATCTGATACTCCATTCCTCTGAACAATCGTTGATATCCCTACTCtctatcatccatcatcccctATGAGCTAAAAACCACTTACCTCGCTATCACACTCCCATTGTAAGTAGGAATCtccacatctcatctctcatccccAGAACCCGCGAAATGGATGCATATCCCGAAACACGGCATACACGTCCTCGAAAAATCattctactttttttctttcagttttttaatttaaaactCATAAATacccacctacccacctagTACCTAGTACCTATTATTCATATGCGATTCTATCAGGAGATTATGGATAGAGATGAACTACCAAATCCAGGATATTCtacttcatctcttctcttctcttgccCCCACCATCTCATATTTACCAGCGAGGTGGCTGGGTGaatcatatacatatagCGTTTCCTCGTACATTCTACTCGTGCATTCTACTCGAGattggaggaagagaaggaggggTAGCTAGAGAATAAAGAACAATTGTGAGTATACAAACCACTCCTTCCCCCCGTCCCCCGTCCCCCgtctccccccccccccagaCCTACAACGGCCACTCACGACCCAAAAAAGTAATAGTTTCCTCAATCAAAATTACGACAAAACCACAGACTGCAAAGAGTCTACAAATCATTCAAACCCATCGAGTTCTCCTACCTCACAGCTCGATTGTGCAATGTGTATACCATGATATCatttgtaaaaaaaaataaaaaaaatcgagGTTTGACGACTGTGGTAGTCTCAATAATAACAACAGCAATAACAACAGCAATAACAACAGCAATAACAACAGCAATAACAACACCGATAACAATAGAAAGAATCTCTGCGATAAAACCCTAAAAATCTTATTTAGTAATATCATCCCCCTTTACAAACTCATCCAAACAGTCACATCGaaacatccatatccacatccagaTCCACGTTCACGCCCACTCCAATTCCAGCCCTAACAAGATCTCCACCATTCCTGAACCCGCATCCCCCATTCCTCAAATTCATAGATATGCATACCCCAAACCATTTCTGCACATCcactctcctcttccactctcctcttccgctctcctcttccactcTCCCCACGCCCTCTCTCCCATTAATCCAcatccaactccaactccttcATCATATCATTGAACATTCAAAACCACAACGGACTCGCTGTTTCTGCTCAGGCCCGAGACATCCAAGACATTTGATTTCCATTCCAAATTCACTGTAGTTTCCTGCCTGCCTCCCTCCCTACCCttgaaatcttgattttCCGCCTGGAACTCCTGCCTTGAAGCTTGAATCATGGATTGCGTTTAGCACTCCTCGCACGAGAGTTTGAACACATTTTACCCAAAGAATGCCGAAGCCTTCCTCTAGATTTTTTTACctaataaattataagatagatagatgtacATACTCGTCGAATCCAAAGACTCCCACAATCCACAACCCACAAACCGCTACATCCCAACCCAAAATCCTCacccatcaaatccattcccttccattccatcaccatccCCCTCCACCTTGTCAACCATAAaccccccccaaaaaccTCTCAACATCACCTCCATCCTCCAACTCCCCAATCCAACTAACATACTGGTCCGGTCTCACCAGCACCAAGCAACCCCTCTCCTTATCCACTCCAAACCCCTCATATGCCTTTCCATGCCCTTCGTGATACGAAAGATCATCCACATAGACCTTGCTATAATCATAACCATTCCTTTCACTCCAAGGATGAAAGATATCCGGAAGGTCTAGAAGTTCAATCTGTATTCGCGGTGCGCTATGGATCATCAGAACTTCGATTATCGAGTCAGTTCCCAATGCATGCTTTGCAACGAGTGCTTCTAATCCTTCACTTAGAGTTCTGATTCGAAACATTTGATTCCCGTTTGATATGTCTCCTGCGAAAACTACAATTCTCCAATGTCCATCACTCTTTAAGAGCTCTTGAAAATGCCAAGGTCTCGCGTCTGATTGATTGAGGACTTTGAAACTGGGTATTCGCATTCCgattttgatattagtaGCCAAATGTTCTTTTCCTATAACTCTAGCGTTAATATCCTGGGTGGCTTGAATCTCATAACCATTTGCTTCAGCATCATCAGCATCGTCAGCTTTGGCAACAATGATACTAGCGCCGTAATTAACGGACACACCACTAGCAAATAAATTCCCCTTCTTAAAAgcatctttgaattcttccaTACTAATGCCCTCTTCATCCATAATATCCTTTGCTGGTCTACCAGAGAATAGTCGAGAGAATTTATGGTCAAAGGCAATGAGTTCTTGAGCAACATGGCGGCGTTCAGTTTCGTACGTTTTCAAGATGGATCGATTAGCAGTTCCATTGAGAACGGCAGCTATTTTCCATCCCAAATTAAATGTATCTTGCATACTAACATTCATCCCTTGTCCAGCTTTAGGAGAATGGGTGTGTACTGCATCGCCAGCCAGGAATATACGACCGTACTGAGAAAAATTCGAGGCAACTCGCTGACCAATTTGATACGCCGTCCACCAATCACAGTATTCGTAGTCTAGTTTGTAAGGTGCCATTATCTTTCGGGCAGAATCCAAAATCATTTTGGGATTTATGGAACCTCTTTCAACCGTTGATCCGATTTCTGTTGTGGTGATTTGTATGTAGAGTCTGACGAGTTTGTTTTCTCTTGGGATGACCATCATGCTACCTGACTTCGAAGAATGAATTGCACATCGCATTCGAATATCTGGAAAGTTTGTGATAGGAATAATGTCAAGTACACCCCAAATGAAATCGGTTTGTTCCCCTTCGAGTTTAATTCCTAGTTGTCTTCGTGTCCAAGAATGTGCACCATCACATCCTATTAGATATTTTGCCTTGACCGTCTCATTTATTACTGTCAGTTCATTTTCATGTGCATCACTCAAAACTTCATCGGTGTCAT encodes the following:
- the Bcztf1 gene encoding Bcztf1: MDVPSASEVSSALSSSIVGQENVTNARRAPKSRQGCQRCKTKRLKCDEKKPYCLQCLKRKAECCYASQRLVWSTKHEKILVEKNDRPLPSSAKALKRELEIGLKPSVDQTPGRGMTEFNTKEDDSEIVKHAESCDGSQNGSVQSPETPVRRLSTPNFTDSLSAIRYQLSNSTVPEFLVHLPTMLVEYYFGYICVIFSSFDGIFNPFRSTVGQLWDDSAPIYYAIQSMAAAYLSHDFPRMSVVGAQMQRETFKCLYQSNRAGVESHDNIDKTLLTVLLVGQTTAWHNPRDLGLAHLKTAKRLYKQRLSQQGANSDNKVRRQNEFFQQCILYWDLLAGFVEDEENIAMLEEDSTLVESATGPNTDHQIFPHPWTGVAPKVQGLFAQVGRLIRSYRKSTFTPISNISLNDPFFDFNSIPLQSTVFASIEWTNRARHLEEKLLAVNLPTETELVDAGDENTPVRQYILLAEAYRCAALLEIYRIFPSIYLNRQPDSQEILSLPVSHSVEEFLISLALHVTSLLEKIPSTSGTRCLQPIVMIVAASELKFSTASMNEFSIDTPFGASQFGGPGYRHCSTSGSAAISSSITNFEVDIAAARRFIITRFQEFKLSLPAKPMAKALILIEETWARADIGQEVFWMDVMSEMNLECIYG
- the Bcbrn2 gene encoding Bcbrn2, with translation MSASSAPFKTLEGKVALVTGSGRGIGRGIALELAARGASVVINYANSAGPAEKVVKEIEELGSKGFAIKADVSKVPEVRRLFEEAKAHFGKLNIVMSNSGTEIFKEEEDVTEEDYDRVFGLNTRAQFFVAQQALIHLEEYGRIVLMSSIAANMSGVPNHALYAGSKAAVEGFVRSFAKDCGKKKITCNGIAPGGIKTDMYEQNAWHYVPGGFEGMDVDIIDKGLASVCSLGRVGVPQDIGRVVSFLAGPESEWVNGQILQLNGGGK
- the Bcscd1 gene encoding Bcscd1, with translation MAQGRISFEDYLDLTALVFDWGDSYDAKDWKRLESIIAPELLVDYTTIGKGCWESMPASQFMAMVTDDDFLGDPCVKTQHLLGATRWEKISDDYVIGHHQLRAGHQVYKAADLKEIKLKGHSHATNEHYYKKVNGVWKFAGLKPLVRWNEGDGENDFLKVFKGSYKQ